In one Nicotiana tomentosiformis chromosome 6, ASM39032v3, whole genome shotgun sequence genomic region, the following are encoded:
- the LOC138893977 gene encoding uncharacterized protein, translating to MFPYTPQQTLYTPEPAEKDLLIKNMAEELKKLHGSVRSVEGGKSIEGLNYKDLCNQLDVELPEGYKPPKFEMFDCTPNPKAHLRTYCDKLVGMGKNEQICMKLFMRSLTGDALAWFRFNIENAPDVFYIQNLKKKPMETFCGYATHSRSKKAKVRPPLEEEQINKFFMRAQDLQYYDSYITIILAVATEILAMWINPNKTCVCQSGMKGHTIEECRTLKDKIQMSIDTKVIHLKEPTPNVHNNPLPNHRGDGINMIETNEQRDQEGSVGFIRDGDTAVSSPIVPMPVVVQDKAPFEVEVAIPRLPFTMMVASSPAYHPKVMPWDYVAEARRKGKAMAEEEGVAQVMTRTGRVYTPENLDQGGSSEKTAPKPPVVETGIDNLWRKVQAKEYSVNDHLNKNPAQISILSLLKNSYAHKNSLMKVSSDSYVLVGITSGEMANMVGQILETHKITFHEDELPPEGLIHNRALHITVQYEDKFITRVLVDGGSSLNICPLTTLRRLGIGTPKIRQGSMAVKAFDGS from the exons ATGTTTCCATATACAccacaacaaaccctatataCACCTGAACCCGCTGAGAAGGACCTTCTCATTAAAAACATGGCCGAGGAGTTGAAGAAGCTACATGGAAGTGTACGGAGTGTCGAAGGAGGAAAGAGTATTGAAGGTCTGAACTACAAAGATTTATGCAATCAACTTGATGTTGAATTGCCCGAGGGTTACAAACCCCCAAAGTTTGAGATGTTTGATTGTACACCTAATCCCAAAGCACACCTGAGAACTTATTGTGACAAGCTCGTAGGCATGGGTAAAAATGAGCAAATTTGCATGAAGCTGTTTATGCGAAGTCTTACAGGAGATGCCCTGGCATG GTTTAGGTTCAACATAGAAAATGCTCCAGATGtgttctacattcaaaatctcaagaaaaaACCCATGGAAACCTTTTGTGGGTATGCTACCCATTCAAGATCTAAAAAGGCTAAGGTAAGGCCACCTCTAGAGGAAGAACAGATAAATAAGTTCTTCATGCGAGCCCAGGACCTGCAATACTATGACAG TTACATCACCATTATCCTTGCGGTAGCAACTGAAATCTTAGCCATgtggatcaaccccaacaaaacatgtgTCTGTCAGTCTGGCATGAAAGGACACACCATTGAAGAGTGTCGCACGCTGAAAGATAAGATTCAAATGTCGATAGAcaccaaggtgatacacttgaaAGAGCCTACACCCAATGTCCACAACAACCCTCTTCCAAACCATAGGGGTGATGGGATAAACATGATTGAAACTAATGAACAAAGGGACCAAGAAGGGTCCGTTGGTTTTATTCGAGATGGAGATACTGCGGTATCATCCCCTATAGTGCCCATGCCGGTTGTGGTGCAAGACAAAGCACCATTTGAAGTTGAAGTGGCCATACCTAGGCTACCGTTCACTATGATGGTAGCTTCGTCACCTGCTTATCACCCTAAAGTTATGCCATGGGACTACGTGGCTGAAGccagaagaaaaggaaaggctaTGGCAGAAGAAGAAGGTGTTGCTCAAGTAATGACAAGAACAGGAAGAGTGTATACACCAGAGAACCTTGACCAAGGAGGGTCAAGTGAGAAAACTGCACCAAAGCCGCCTGTTGTGGAAACAGGTATTGATAACTTGTGGAGGAAAGTGCAGGCCAAGGAATATTCTGTTaatgatcatctgaacaaaaacCCCGCCCAGATATCTATTTTATCATTACTGAAGAATTCATACGCACACAAGAATTCCTTGATGAAGGTATCGAGTGACTCCTATGTGCTCGTTGGCATCACTAGTGGAGAAATGGCGAACATGGTGGGACAAATACTGGAAACACACAAAATCACTTTCCATGAAGACGAGTTGCCACCGGAAGGTTTGATCCATAACCGGGCATTGCACATTACCGTGCAATATGAAGACAAGTTCATCACTCgagttttggttgatggaggtTCAAGTCTGAATATATGTCCTTTGACCACATTGAGAAGGCTAGGTATAGGTACACCCAAAATAAGGCAAGGAAGCATGgctgtgaaagcatttgatgggtcatag